The proteins below come from a single uncultured Methanobrevibacter sp. genomic window:
- a CDS encoding Ig-like domain-containing protein, which translates to MRTKNIKLLAICLIFLCCFIGVASAADDISADAQNAAADDAVSVDTVSEDISDSAIADETPVEAVEDVTTEPVVPDDASTEEINDEIQTDGIGKESEIEDSEPTKANIIQVSNWADLKDECSSESTKYISLSGDYITATSQITFANSATIYGNSHTYITGGNSNIIPFVSSGDLSITFQDVIFKDMDASVLIKFATTGTNKFINCRFDNIHTHAYKSSVIWNDKGYMNISGCNFTNCNDGFGAVTNYATTGTVQMNVENCRFENNSGRLEPGAINNCGNLTVTGSTFIHNVATWWAGAIHTHTFANTTISDSTFTDNVAGWNGGALFSYGKLIVNNSKFIGNNCTTDTGGGAICGYSYQGSIYNITVDSCNFTNNANLNSNGRGGAIGVQNIGNLTVFNSIFINNDATNGTAISAKCINVTYCNNCTNCSCPNCPNCTNCSHNVSTGDPSCDIHNNTFINHTGSGDTVVISGNDYVFYDNYFYNCTQSVRYNESGNHYGLSKGDLDYVPQTCVVPKLSATRLEGEEVVYVDISDIVVDPNDQEAYEDAIDQIARRYKKACRSVNDGGIIYLYNGKYFGANSAEEMINFTVIGMEKENVIFIHGLRTTLKIGSTYHQHFTQNFKNMTFLDSIFKMDNDLTFEDCIFINSTINANSEISQEPPENLVDVESSFSYNFTNCIFKDCALDDSLINIYKYGQINFKNCTFENIAGNSLVKNNLGWTFEDAINFYDCTFTNVAVKGIVDVPTGTTPVERYRIEGCTGVPSVGVVTEGDSDFVNTTQSRTETVMVAEIDADGNLFINLTDASGNAMAEEEVLISINGADATPYAIGTDGTLSIALTNLTDVTGKLDITVTFEENDDYKGSTGSLSTVLVINNVTVEVPVEVPVYITVNQTATSITASDLTATAKVAKTLSVTLKDADGKVLANKAVKVTVNGKTSTVTTDKNGVAKVNVNYAKAGTYYYTLSFLGDNDYKASMKAVKVTVNKQATKATFAKKTFKVKATKKLTFTLKDAKGKAIKGKKITFTVNKKTYTAKTNAKGIATVKVKLTKKGKYTAVAKFAGDTTYKAISKKAAITVK; encoded by the coding sequence ATGAGGACAAAAAACATTAAACTTTTAGCTATATGTTTAATTTTTCTTTGTTGTTTCATAGGGGTTGCAAGCGCAGCAGATGATATCTCAGCAGATGCTCAAAATGCAGCTGCCGATGATGCAGTTTCTGTCGACACAGTCTCTGAAGACATAAGTGATTCTGCAATAGCGGATGAAACTCCTGTTGAGGCTGTTGAGGATGTGACAACTGAACCTGTTGTTCCTGATGATGCATCAACAGAAGAAATAAATGATGAAATACAAACTGATGGAATTGGTAAAGAGTCTGAAATTGAGGATTCTGAACCAACAAAAGCAAATATAATTCAAGTATCTAATTGGGCTGATTTAAAGGATGAATGTTCAAGTGAATCTACTAAATATATTAGCTTATCTGGAGATTATATTACTGCAACAAGTCAAATAACATTTGCAAATAGTGCTACAATTTATGGTAATTCTCATACTTACATTACCGGTGGAAATTCAAACATTATTCCATTTGTAAGTAGTGGCGATTTAAGCATTACTTTCCAAGATGTTATTTTTAAGGATATGGATGCTAGTGTGCTTATTAAATTTGCTACTACTGGTACTAATAAGTTCATTAATTGTCGTTTTGATAATATCCATACTCATGCATATAAATCTTCAGTAATCTGGAATGATAAAGGTTATATGAACATTAGTGGCTGTAACTTCACTAACTGTAACGATGGATTTGGTGCAGTAACTAATTACGCTACTACTGGAACTGTACAGATGAATGTTGAAAACTGCAGATTTGAAAACAATAGTGGAAGATTGGAGCCTGGGGCAATAAACAATTGTGGAAATTTAACTGTAACCGGTTCTACATTTATTCATAATGTGGCAACTTGGTGGGCTGGAGCAATCCACACTCACACATTTGCAAACACCACTATTTCAGATTCCACATTCACCGACAATGTTGCAGGATGGAATGGCGGAGCATTATTCTCATACGGCAAACTCATAGTAAACAATTCCAAATTCATTGGAAATAATTGTACTACTGATACTGGTGGAGGAGCTATATGCGGATACAGTTACCAAGGATCAATTTATAACATTACTGTAGATTCCTGTAATTTTACCAATAATGCTAATCTAAATTCAAATGGTCGCGGTGGAGCAATTGGAGTCCAAAATATAGGAAACTTAACAGTATTCAATTCAATTTTCATCAATAATGATGCTACAAATGGCACAGCCATTTCTGCAAAATGTATAAATGTTACTTACTGTAATAATTGTACAAATTGCAGTTGCCCTAACTGTCCTAACTGTACAAACTGCTCCCATAATGTTTCAACCGGAGACCCAAGTTGTGATATTCACAACAATACATTCATAAATCATACGGGTTCTGGAGATACTGTAGTTATTTCTGGTAACGATTATGTATTCTATGATAACTACTTCTATAATTGTACCCAGTCAGTACGTTATAATGAATCCGGAAATCATTATGGTCTCAGTAAAGGCGATTTAGATTATGTTCCTCAGACTTGTGTAGTCCCTAAATTAAGTGCGACTCGATTAGAGGGTGAAGAGGTAGTCTACGTTGATATTAGTGATATTGTTGTTGATCCTAATGATCAAGAAGCTTACGAGGATGCTATTGACCAAATTGCGCGTAGATATAAAAAAGCTTGTCGTAGTGTAAATGATGGAGGCATTATATATTTATATAATGGTAAGTATTTTGGTGCTAATTCAGCAGAAGAAATGATAAATTTCACTGTAATTGGAATGGAAAAGGAAAACGTGATATTTATTCATGGGCTCAGAACAACTTTGAAGATAGGTTCAACTTATCATCAACATTTTACTCAAAATTTTAAAAATATGACTTTTTTAGATTCAATATTCAAAATGGATAATGATTTAACTTTTGAGGATTGTATTTTTATTAATTCAACTATAAACGCCAATTCTGAAATTTCACAAGAACCTCCTGAAAATCTTGTAGATGTTGAAAGTTCTTTTTCATATAATTTCACTAACTGTATTTTTAAAGATTGTGCTCTCGATGACAGTTTAATAAACATTTATAAATATGGTCAAATCAACTTTAAAAATTGTACTTTTGAAAATATTGCTGGCAATTCATTAGTTAAAAACAATTTAGGTTGGACTTTTGAGGATGCAATTAATTTCTATGATTGTACTTTCACTAATGTAGCTGTTAAAGGCATCGTTGATGTTCCTACTGGAACAACTCCTGTTGAAAGATACCGCATTGAAGGATGCACTGGTGTCCCTAGTGTTGGTGTTGTAACTGAAGGTGACAGTGATTTTGTCAACACAACTCAATCCAGAACTGAAACAGTTATGGTTGCTGAAATTGATGCTGACGGTAATCTTTTCATTAACTTGACTGATGCAAGTGGAAATGCCATGGCTGAAGAAGAAGTGTTGATCAGCATTAATGGTGCTGACGCAACCCCATACGCTATTGGAACTGACGGTACATTGTCCATTGCTTTAACCAACTTGACCGATGTAACCGGCAAGCTTGACATTACAGTCACCTTTGAGGAAAATGATGACTACAAAGGTTCTACTGGTTCTTTAAGCACTGTACTTGTAATCAACAATGTGACTGTGGAAGTCCCTGTTGAAGTTCCAGTCTACATCACTGTAAACCAGACTGCAACTAGCATTACTGCAAGTGACTTGACCGCTACCGCTAAGGTCGCCAAAACATTATCAGTAACCTTGAAGGATGCAGATGGCAAGGTCCTTGCCAATAAGGCTGTCAAAGTGACTGTGAACGGCAAGACCTCTACTGTGACTACTGACAAGAATGGTGTTGCTAAAGTGAATGTGAATTATGCTAAGGCAGGCACATACTACTACACCTTGTCATTCCTCGGTGACAATGACTACAAGGCTTCCATGAAAGCAGTGAAAGTGACTGTAAACAAGCAGGCTACCAAAGCAACCTTTGCCAAAAAGACCTTCAAGGTAAAAGCAACCAAAAAGCTTACCTTCACCCTTAAGGACGCTAAAGGCAAGGCTATCAAGGGTAAGAAGATCACTTTCACAGTAAACAAGAAGACCTACACTGCAAAGACCAATGCAAAGGGTATTGCAACCGTGAAAGTCAAGCTCACCAAGAAAGGCAAATACACTGCTGTAGCCAAGTTTGCAGGAGACACAACCTACAAGGCAATCAGCAAAAAGGCAGCAATAACAGTCAAATAA